A single window of Colletotrichum higginsianum IMI 349063 chromosome 8, whole genome shotgun sequence DNA harbors:
- a CDS encoding Peptidase m61 domain-containing protein, with translation MQLPPHPLYSLQLTPHFDAHGASSLTVLLRLQLPAIKAGDAVFFFDTFYGNVPGHPFQENDIVATDDHGPLGVRFHNVPSRGRDEKQHWSFSRETRGDIMLQYDVFPRKVDVKTPLGARIDLRRDQGGLHGAGSWFLPQLISDQVFTIVVKWNVPADAPKSTRCVWSYGEGTKPIVRVDRSQLVRDTVYMVGPVQSYPKVSPGNDGEFSACYWFGSLPPNLDRLKGYNTVLFPKMAAFFESSGKPYRMFMRKSVVGFGGTGFDASYMLEYDDTSSDVTDDALIQLFTHEMVHSFAVIDPEEDGSENEWFIEGIAELYSSYLPYRFGFRGKDFLIKTINSHLQGYFTNPRIKMDIRDAAKIMFNDWYAEWISYKRGCAYLLFVDLYLRRLSRSYDFAAAGPLDSIITGLAKRNKQGEAVCARDWLESLKKALGNDKFPVEEHFEDMLRGRHVLDFDGLFLGEPSNRLKSTQLPILQFGFEKRSLNSRFIAGLDPESPAARAGLWEGAPIVSTSRSSDCIEDVHKAYRVVVRDGDQTRLIEYLPRTKNTAPAWQLES, from the exons ATGCAGCTTCCGCCACACCCGCTGTATTCTCTTCAGCTCACGCCGCACTTCGACGCGCATGGTGCCAGTAGCCTTACGGTGCTCCTGAGACTGCAGTTACCGGCGATCAAGGCTGGAGatgccgtcttcttcttcgacacTTTCTATGGAAACGTCCCCGGGCATCCCTTCCAAGAAAATGATATCGTCGCGACGGACGACCACGGCCCCCTCGGCGTCCGGTTCCACAATGTTCCCTCTCGTGGCCGTGACGAAAAGCAACATTGGTCGTTCAGCCGAGAGACCCGGGGCGACATTATGCTTCAGTACGATGTCTTCCCACGAAAAGTAGACGTCAAGACCCCTCTGGGCGCGCGTATCGATCTGCGCCGTGACCAAGGCGGACTGCACGGCGCTGGCAGCTGGTTTTTGCCGCAGCTCATCTCCGACCAAGTCTtcaccatcgtcgtcaaATGGAATGTGCCAGCCGACGCGCCAAAGTCTACGAGATGCGTCTGGAGCTACGGGGAGGGAACCAAGCCAATCGTCCGCGTCGATCGCTCTCAGCTCGTCCGGGACACCGTCTACATGGTCGGCCCCGTTCAAAGCTATCCCAAGGTGTCGCCCGGGAACGACGGGGAGTTCTCCGCGTGCTACTGGTTCGGCAGCCTTCCCCCGAATCTCGACCGATTGAAGGGGTACAACACCGTCCTGTTCCCGAAAATGGCCGCTTTTTTCGAGTCGTCGGGCAAGCCGTATCGCATGTTTATGCGAAAATCCGTCGTCGGTTTTGGCGGCACCGGCTTCGACGCAAGTTACATGCTGGAATACGATGATACAAGCAGCGACGTGACAGACGATGCCCTCATTCAGCTTTTTACGCACGAAATGGTCCACAGCTTTGCCGTCATAGACCCAGAAGAGGACGGGAGTGAAAACGAATGGTTCATTGAAG GAATCGCCGAGTTGTATTCCTCGTACTTGCCTTACCGCTTCGGCTTCCGGGGTAAGGATTTCTTAATCAAAACCATCAACAGTCACCTGCAAGGCTACTTCACCAACCCACGGATCAAGATGGATATCCGGGATGCGGCCAAAATCATGTTTAACGACTGGTATGCCGAGTGGATCTCCTACAAGCGCGGCTGCGCGtacctcctcttcgtcgatCTCTACCTGCGGAGACTCAGCCGTTCGTACGACTTCGCTGCGGCCGGGCCGCTTGACTCCATCATCACTGGTCTGGCGAAAAGAAACAAGCAAGGCGAGGCTGTGTGTGCCCGCGACTGGCTCGAGAGCTTGAAGAAGGCTCTGGGCAACGACAAGTTTCCCGTTGAGGAGCATTTCGAGGACATGCTTCGTGGGCGTCACGTTCTTGACTTCGACGGTCTCTTCTTGGGCGAGCCCTCCAACAGACTGAAATCCACACAGCTCCCAATTTTGCAGTTCGGTTTCGAGAAACGAAGTCTCAACTCTCGTTTCATCGCCGGCTTAGACCCAGAATCACCAGCCGCTAGAGCAGGCTTATGGGAAGGGGCTCCCATTGTCAGCACATCGCGATCCAGTGATTGCATCGAAGACGTTCATAAGGCTTATAGGGTGGTTGTTCGAGACGGAGACCAGACTCGTCTTATCGAGTATCTCCCTCGCACGAAAAACACGGCACCGGCCTGGCAATTGGAAAGTTAG